AATGCGGTCGCGTTACGATCGCAAACATGAACTGGGCTTCGGCCGAAGTTCTCGCCAATATCGACGAAGTCATCCTGTCGGAAGGCTATGGTTGCCAGGCCGAACTGGTCGCTGGTGACACGACCCCGACACTTACCTCCATGATCGAGAAGCAGGAACCGGATGTTGCTCCGGAAGCCTGGATCAATTCGCTGCGCACCCTGCTCGATGCAGCCGTTGCTGAAGGCAAGCTGTTTTACGCATCCGAATCGCTCAGCGATGGCGGCGTCGAAGGTTGGTGGATCCCGAAATATTTCTCTGACAAGCACCCAGACATCAAGACCATCGACGATGCACTGGCACACCCGGAGCTGTTTCCGGCGCCTGGCATGGAAAACGAAGGCAAGGGTGGCGTTTACAACTGTCCTGAAGGATGGGGCTGCCGCATCATCACCACCAACCTCTTCAAGGCCTACGGCGCTGAAGAAAAGGGCTGGGTAACGGTTGAAACCGGTTCCGCTGCCGGCCTCGACGGCTCGATCGCCAAGGCCTACGAAAGCGAAAAGCCGTGGCTCGGCTACTACTGGGCGCCGACTGCCATCCTCGGCAAGTACGAAATGGTCAAGCTCGACCATGGCGTCGAACACAACAAGGAAGAATGGGATCGTTGCACCTCGATCACCGATTGCCCGGATCCCGTGAAGAACGCCTGGTCGAAGTCTGAAGTCTATACGGTCGTGACCGCGGAATTCAAGGAACGCGCAGGACCAGCCTACGACTATCTTGCAAACCGCAGCTGGCCTAACTCCACGGTCAACAAGCTGCTTGCCTGGATGGCCGACAACCAGGCAACAGGTGAAGCCGGTGCCCGTCACTTCCTCAAGGAAAATGAGGATATCTGGACAAAGTGGGTTTCGCCGGAAGCTGCCGAAAAAGTCAAGAAGGCAGTGATGTAAGCCATTGCTTACAGTGTGGCGGGCTCAGGTCCGCCACACTTATATCCAGATCAGGTCGGCCGCGATCACACGCAGCCGCAGTTTTCTGGGGGCCTGAAACGGGGCACGCGCCAATTGGTGCATTCGTCAAGCGGAAGGCAGCGATGCATTGCTGATCGCTTTGCGATTGGCACAAATTATTTCACCGTATTTGGAGCGTGAATATGGATTGGCTCACTAAATTCCCCGCCATGGACACCGACAGACTAACCGCGCTTAAAAAGGCGATCGATTTCGCGTTTCGCGATTTCACCCGGGCCAATGGCGATATGTTTGAAACCGCCCTCTACCCGGTTCAGTGGTTCATGTATCGCGTCGAGCAATTGCTCACCAGCTCACCCTGGCCGCTCGTTATCCTTGCCTTCGCAGTCATCGCATGGCTGGCGAGCCGCAGCACCAAGATCACCATCGGAGTCGTGATCACATTGTTGCTGATCGGCTATTTCGACATGTGGGAAGACACGATGAAAACCATCGCCATGACGGTGGTGGCGACGATACTTGCCATCATTGTCGGCATTCCCATCGGCATTCTCATGGGCCGGTCCAATCGGATCCAGGCCGTCCTCAATCCGATCCTCGACGTGATGCAGACCATGCCGAGTTTCGTCTACCTCATTCCTGTTGTCATGTTGCTCGGCATCGGTCGCGTTCCCGGCCTGATCGCCGTGATGGTCTACGCCATTCCGCCGATCATCCGCCTGACCAATCTCGGTATTCGCCTGGTCGACAAGGATGTGCTCGAAGCGGCTGACGCATTCGGGTCGTCCAACTGGCAGCGGCTCAAGAACGTGCAGATGCCGCTGGCATTGCCGACCATCATGGCTGGCGTCAACCAGACCATCATGATGGCGCTCGCCATGGTCGTGGTCGCCTCGATGATCGGCGTTCAGGGTCTCGGTCTTCCTGTGCTCAAGGCAATTTCGAACCAGTACTTCACACTGGGTATTTTCAACGGCCTCGCCATTGTCGGCATCGCCATCATCTTTGACCGTACCAGCCAAGCCTACGGCAAGCGGTTGCAGAAGCATCTAGAGGTGGTCCATGGTTGAGCAATCCGCTGAAATCGGAATTAGCGTTCGCAATCTGTACAAGATTTTCGGACCCAATCCGGAAGCCTATATCGACGCCGTCAAGGGCGGCATGACCAAGACCGAGCTCAACGACAAACACAATCATGTGCTCGGTCTCAAGGACATCAACATCGACATGCCCGGCGGCGGCATCCAGGTTGTCATGGGTCTGTCCGGATCCGGCAAGTCCACGCTGATCCGCCATATCAACCGGCTGATCGATCCGACCGCTGGCGAAGTCATTGTCGGCGATGAAGATGTCGTCAAGATGAACGAGAACGAACTTCGCGAGTTCCGTCGCCACAAGACCGCCATGGTGTTCCAGAAGTTCGCGCTTCTGCCGCACCGCACGGTGCTTGAGAATGCGGTCTATGGCCTGGAAATCCAGGGCCTGCCGCGTGAAGAACAGGAAACCCAGGCGCGGCGCTGGATTACCCGCGTCGGCCTTGACGGCTTTGAGGACAACTACCCCAATCAACTTTCGGGCGGAATGCAGCAGCGCGTGGGCCTTGCCCGGGCGCTGACCAATGATGCGCCGATCCTGTTGATGGATGAAGCCTTCTCGGCGCTCGATCCGCTTATCCGCATGGACATGCAGACCGTGCTGCTGGATCTGCAGAAGGAAATCCGCAAGACCGTCGTCTTCATCACCCACGATCTCGACGAGGCGTTGCGCCTTGGTGACCGCATTGCCATTCTGCGCGATGGTGAAGTGGTCCAGCAGGGCACCAAGCAGGAAATCGTGCTGCACCCTGCCGACGAGTACATCTCGAGCTTTGTCCGCGAGGTCAACCGCGGTCGTGTGATCACCATCGACATGGTGATGACCCCGCTGTCGGGCGAGCCGAAAGGCATGCCGGTTGCCGCCGGTTCGGTGCTTGAGGTCGCTGCCAAGAAAATGACTGACACCAACGCATCGACTGCCCATGTCACCGATGCTTCCGGTAAACCGATCGGCAACATCGACATCCGCGATGTCATCGCCGCCATGGTGACGCCAGTGGATCATGAGTCAGCCGCAGCAGCCTGATTGCTTTCACTCCGCGCAAGGCAACAGTGCGGAAACTGATCAATCGAAAGATCCCGCGGGCGAGTTAATCGCCCGCGGTTTTTTTATGTTCAGACCGGCAAGCTTGTTGCAATGATATAAGCATATCTTTATACGTATCGCATCACACTATGTATGATGTGCTGTATCCCGCCCTTTGCACGGCGACCTGCAGCATCCCTTGATCAGCTTGCAGCGGCCCTTGCGCGTCCGACCGGACGCCACCCTGTAAAGGAGAACTCAATGCCCGTTTCCAATCCGCTTGCCGACTTGCTGGCTGAAAAGGGCGTCCTGCTCGCCGACGGCGCCACCGGCACCAATCTTTTCGCCATGGGTCTGGAATCAGGCGAGGCCCCGGAAATGTGGCTGGAAACAGCGCCGGAGAAAATCACCAAGCTGCACCAGGATTTTGTCGACGCCGGTTCCGACATCATTCTCACCAATTCCTTTGGCGGCACCCGCAACCGCTTGAAGCTGCACGAGGCCCACGACCGGGTGTATGCACTCAACAAGAAGGCTGCCGAGATCGCCCGCGCCGTCGCTGACAAGGCGCCGCGCAAGGTCATTGTCGCTGGCTCCGTTGGCCCGACCGGTGACCTGCTCGTGCCGCTGGGTGCGATGACCTACGAAGCAGCCATCGAATCCTTTTCCGAGCAGATAGAGGGCCTCAAGGCCGGCGGCATTGATGTCGTCTGGATTGAAACCATGTCAGCCACCGACGAAATCCGCGCCGCCGCCGAAGCCGCGGTGCGCCATGAACTGCCCTATGTCTACACCGGCTCCTTCGACACCGCCGGCAAGACCATGATGGGCGTGCATCCGCGCGACATTCATTCACTTGCCAAGGATATCGGCGACGGCCCGTTTGCCGTTGGCGCCAATTGCGGCGTCGGTGCCTCCGACATCCTTTCTTCGCTGCTCGACATGACCGATGCCGATCCCGAAGCTGTCGTCGTCGTCAAGGGCAATTGCGGCATTCCCGAATTCCGTGGCGCCGAAATCCATTACTCCGGCACCCCGCCACTGATGGCCGATTACGCCCGGATGGCAATCGACAGCGGCGCCCGCATCATCGGCGGTTGCTGCGGCACATCCTGCGAGCACCTTGCCGCCATGCGCCAAGCGATTGACGGCCACACCAAGGCAACACGCCCGACGGTCGAGGAAATCGTCGAACGCATCGGCCCGATGCGCAATACCGTGGCCGCCGACAACAAGGCCCCCGGTCGCGAGCGTCGCCGTCGCAGCTGAATCTAATCCATACCAACGCAATCACAGCAAAAGGCCGGCGCACATGCACCGGCCTTTTGCTTGTCCTGTCCAGGCTTTCGGTGCAGAATTGTCGCCGCACCCAATTTCAGTCCTGCAAGGCCTCGATGTCGCCGCGGGCCTT
This DNA window, taken from Hoeflea algicola, encodes the following:
- a CDS encoding ABC transporter substrate-binding protein produces the protein MKKLLASTVLAMGLMGYAGVAQAASHSECGRVTIANMNWASAEVLANIDEVILSEGYGCQAELVAGDTTPTLTSMIEKQEPDVAPEAWINSLRTLLDAAVAEGKLFYASESLSDGGVEGWWIPKYFSDKHPDIKTIDDALAHPELFPAPGMENEGKGGVYNCPEGWGCRIITTNLFKAYGAEEKGWVTVETGSAAGLDGSIAKAYESEKPWLGYYWAPTAILGKYEMVKLDHGVEHNKEEWDRCTSITDCPDPVKNAWSKSEVYTVVTAEFKERAGPAYDYLANRSWPNSTVNKLLAWMADNQATGEAGARHFLKENEDIWTKWVSPEAAEKVKKAVM
- a CDS encoding ABC transporter permease, with product MDWLTKFPAMDTDRLTALKKAIDFAFRDFTRANGDMFETALYPVQWFMYRVEQLLTSSPWPLVILAFAVIAWLASRSTKITIGVVITLLLIGYFDMWEDTMKTIAMTVVATILAIIVGIPIGILMGRSNRIQAVLNPILDVMQTMPSFVYLIPVVMLLGIGRVPGLIAVMVYAIPPIIRLTNLGIRLVDKDVLEAADAFGSSNWQRLKNVQMPLALPTIMAGVNQTIMMALAMVVVASMIGVQGLGLPVLKAISNQYFTLGIFNGLAIVGIAIIFDRTSQAYGKRLQKHLEVVHG
- a CDS encoding quaternary amine ABC transporter ATP-binding protein, with the protein product MVEQSAEIGISVRNLYKIFGPNPEAYIDAVKGGMTKTELNDKHNHVLGLKDINIDMPGGGIQVVMGLSGSGKSTLIRHINRLIDPTAGEVIVGDEDVVKMNENELREFRRHKTAMVFQKFALLPHRTVLENAVYGLEIQGLPREEQETQARRWITRVGLDGFEDNYPNQLSGGMQQRVGLARALTNDAPILLMDEAFSALDPLIRMDMQTVLLDLQKEIRKTVVFITHDLDEALRLGDRIAILRDGEVVQQGTKQEIVLHPADEYISSFVREVNRGRVITIDMVMTPLSGEPKGMPVAAGSVLEVAAKKMTDTNASTAHVTDASGKPIGNIDIRDVIAAMVTPVDHESAAAA
- the bmt gene encoding betaine--homocysteine S-methyltransferase — its product is MPVSNPLADLLAEKGVLLADGATGTNLFAMGLESGEAPEMWLETAPEKITKLHQDFVDAGSDIILTNSFGGTRNRLKLHEAHDRVYALNKKAAEIARAVADKAPRKVIVAGSVGPTGDLLVPLGAMTYEAAIESFSEQIEGLKAGGIDVVWIETMSATDEIRAAAEAAVRHELPYVYTGSFDTAGKTMMGVHPRDIHSLAKDIGDGPFAVGANCGVGASDILSSLLDMTDADPEAVVVVKGNCGIPEFRGAEIHYSGTPPLMADYARMAIDSGARIIGGCCGTSCEHLAAMRQAIDGHTKATRPTVEEIVERIGPMRNTVAADNKAPGRERRRRS